One segment of Micromonospora parathelypteridis DNA contains the following:
- a CDS encoding aminotransferase-like domain-containing protein, protein MEPMGLVERLGRWSSGRGSLYLLLAARIRTLIDEGELPPGTRLPPERALASALVVGRSTVVAAYDLLTGEGRVVRRQGSGTRVAGSAPAPVRPTTDAPAFLHLLEPQDGVIMLGCAAPDTPPPELVAAYRRTLPQLADTVGDIGYHPMGHIALRRAIATRYQSRGLSTTPDQILVTNGGQQALTLLARALIRPGDRVLVQAPTYPGALEAFREETAVLRAIPVDLTGFAAALAEHHPALAYVIATFHNPTGLVLPEQSRRRLVETAAAAGVVLVDDEVLCDLGFPGERAPLPLAAYHDQVITIGSLSKVIWGGLRIGWLRAPAPVVARLARLRAVHDLGGNIPAQLAAADLLPRLDAPQRRGAEQRLARHDHLRAELARHLPDWQVPAVPGGQTLWVRLPHGDGSSFAQQALRHGVAVLPGPGLDAEGRSADYLRLHFLAPLDQLSEAVHRLATAWRSYEAGPGRKAGLPTMAI, encoded by the coding sequence ATGGAGCCAATGGGGTTGGTGGAGCGCCTGGGCCGGTGGTCCTCCGGCCGAGGATCCCTGTACCTGTTGCTGGCGGCGCGGATACGCACCCTGATCGACGAGGGCGAACTCCCGCCCGGGACGCGGCTGCCGCCGGAGCGTGCGCTGGCGTCCGCCCTGGTGGTGGGCCGAAGCACCGTGGTCGCGGCGTACGACCTGCTGACCGGGGAGGGCCGTGTCGTGCGCCGACAGGGCAGCGGCACCAGGGTCGCCGGGAGCGCACCGGCGCCGGTACGGCCCACTACGGACGCGCCGGCCTTCCTGCATCTGCTCGAGCCTCAGGACGGCGTGATCATGTTGGGGTGCGCCGCGCCGGACACGCCACCTCCGGAACTGGTCGCGGCGTACCGGCGCACCCTTCCGCAGTTGGCCGACACCGTGGGCGACATCGGCTATCACCCCATGGGGCACATCGCGCTCCGGCGTGCGATCGCCACCCGATACCAGTCCCGGGGACTGTCCACCACGCCGGATCAGATCCTCGTCACCAACGGCGGACAGCAGGCACTGACGCTGCTGGCCAGGGCGTTGATCCGGCCGGGCGATCGAGTACTGGTGCAGGCGCCCACATATCCGGGCGCCTTGGAGGCGTTCCGGGAGGAGACAGCCGTGCTGCGGGCGATACCGGTCGACCTCACCGGGTTCGCGGCCGCACTCGCCGAACATCACCCGGCGCTCGCCTACGTGATCGCCACCTTCCACAATCCCACCGGCTTGGTACTGCCCGAGCAGTCGCGACGAAGGCTCGTCGAGACCGCTGCTGCGGCGGGTGTCGTGCTGGTCGACGATGAGGTCCTCTGCGACCTCGGCTTCCCCGGCGAGCGGGCACCGCTGCCGTTGGCTGCGTATCACGACCAGGTGATCACGATCGGATCGTTGAGCAAAGTCATCTGGGGTGGTCTCCGGATCGGCTGGCTGCGTGCGCCGGCACCGGTCGTCGCTCGACTGGCACGGCTGCGCGCCGTTCACGACCTCGGCGGCAACATTCCGGCACAACTCGCCGCCGCGGACCTCCTGCCCCGCCTGGACGCACCACAACGCCGAGGAGCCGAGCAACGCCTCGCCCGCCACGACCACCTGCGTGCCGAATTGGCCCGCCACCTCCCGGACTGGCAGGTACCCGCCGTCCCCGGCGGCCAGACCCTGTGGGTCCGCCTGCCGCACGGTGACGGCAGCTCCTTCGCACAGCAGGCACTCCGCCACGGCGTGGCCGTACTGCCGGGTCCCGGACTGGACGCGGAGGGCCGCAGCGCCGACTATCTGCGCCTGCACTTCCTCGCCCCGCTCGACCAACTCAGCGAGGCCGTTCATCGCCTGGCTACCGCGTGGCGCAGCTACGAAGCTGGTCCAGGCCGTAAGGCTGGCTTGCCAACGATGGCGATCTAG
- a CDS encoding pyridoxal phosphate-dependent aminotransferase, which produces MTAFAPSPMSALIDLPVRYDLAESTSPPLNLGDLADGATLATVPLAYGTSRGAAGLRALIAADGGVDAEQVLVTVGAIEAMFLVAQTTCSPGDRVLLATPCFPPARSVPEGLGARVDVVPLSFDDGYRLPLDRISEQLDPRTRLVSLASPQNPSGVRFTDRELRSLLAIVQERAPDAVVLVDETYRESTYGDAAMPRSAAALSPRLVTCSSVSKAHGAPGLRLGWLTTTDAALYDQLREAKFLTTIACSTVDEFLAAQVLRKRTEILAPRAKRLQEALDELLHWARDRPIDIVVPDGGALCCLRLPTDRFSDDAVRTFYAHLAERDTRVAPGSWFGEQDRVFRLGFGHLPAADFSAALACLGDALAACG; this is translated from the coding sequence ATGACCGCCTTCGCGCCGAGCCCCATGAGCGCTCTGATCGACCTCCCGGTCCGCTACGACCTGGCCGAGAGCACCAGCCCGCCGCTGAACCTGGGCGACCTCGCCGACGGGGCGACGCTGGCCACCGTCCCGCTGGCCTACGGCACCTCACGCGGGGCTGCCGGCCTGCGTGCACTGATCGCGGCCGACGGCGGCGTGGACGCCGAGCAGGTGCTGGTCACGGTCGGCGCGATCGAGGCCATGTTCCTCGTGGCCCAGACGACCTGTTCCCCAGGTGACCGGGTCCTGCTGGCGACACCGTGCTTTCCACCGGCCCGGTCGGTCCCGGAAGGGCTCGGGGCGCGGGTGGACGTGGTGCCGCTGTCGTTCGACGACGGCTACCGGTTGCCGCTGGACCGGATTTCCGAGCAGCTTGACCCGCGTACACGTCTGGTGTCCCTGGCCTCGCCGCAGAATCCGTCCGGCGTCCGGTTCACCGACCGGGAGTTGCGCTCGCTGCTCGCGATCGTGCAGGAGCGCGCTCCGGACGCGGTCGTCCTGGTCGACGAGACGTACCGGGAGTCCACCTACGGCGACGCGGCGATGCCGCGCTCGGCGGCGGCGCTGTCGCCGCGGCTCGTCACCTGCTCGTCGGTGTCCAAGGCGCACGGCGCACCCGGCCTACGCCTCGGCTGGTTGACCACGACAGACGCCGCGCTCTACGACCAACTGCGTGAGGCCAAGTTCCTGACCACGATCGCATGCTCCACAGTCGACGAATTCCTCGCCGCACAGGTGCTCCGGAAGCGGACCGAGATCCTCGCGCCTCGTGCCAAGCGACTCCAGGAGGCCCTCGACGAGCTACTGCACTGGGCGCGGGACCGGCCGATCGACATCGTCGTCCCCGATGGCGGCGCCCTGTGCTGCCTACGCCTGCCCACAGACCGGTTCTCCGACGACGCGGTCCGGACCTTCTATGCCCACCTCGCCGAGCGTGACACCCGGGTCGCGCCGGGATCCTGGTTCGGCGAACAGGACCGGGTCTTCCGGCTCGGCTTCGGTCACCTCCCAGCCGCCGATTTCAGCGCGGCCCTCGCATGCCTCGGTGACGCCCTCGCCGCATGCGGCTGA
- a CDS encoding serine hydrolase domain-containing protein — translation MNGMNVSRRAFGKLVGAASAGTLAAATLGGSPGQAAPPPIWVTTGTTVAALSAFDNAMKTFMQARHIAAGQLAVTYKGRLVLAHGYSNQSVQLVQPTSLFRVASLSKSLTAAALLRLVQDGKLSLGDPVGRYVDLTPPAGQAVDPRLANVSLWRILQHTGGWDRDVTNFDPLFKDLVIARSLGVPLGLTHADVVRFMSGQPLLHDPGSYVSYSNYGYLLAGRVVEAVTGQPYETYVRQKLLAPLGITRMVNGESINRHSNEVLYESQYTGTTVLDNSGTIVDSPYGTFNMRLHDANGGWIASAVDLVRWASAFDAGSPILNSTSLGRAWAVPNPTGVNANGWYYGLGWQVRPVTTGGTGRNTWHTGSLPGTYSIVVRTYHGLSWAAVFNRRDDESGLTYGDIDPALWAASRAVTSWPTHNLWSTYFA, via the coding sequence ATGAACGGGATGAATGTCAGCAGGCGCGCCTTCGGCAAGCTGGTGGGCGCGGCGAGCGCCGGGACCCTTGCCGCCGCCACGCTGGGCGGGTCGCCAGGCCAGGCGGCACCGCCGCCCATCTGGGTGACGACCGGAACGACGGTGGCCGCGCTGTCGGCCTTCGACAACGCCATGAAGACGTTCATGCAGGCCCGGCACATCGCCGCTGGGCAGCTCGCCGTGACCTACAAGGGTCGGTTGGTGCTGGCCCACGGCTACAGCAACCAATCCGTGCAGTTGGTCCAGCCGACGTCGCTGTTCCGGGTGGCCAGTCTGTCGAAGTCCCTGACCGCGGCGGCGCTGCTCCGGCTCGTTCAGGACGGCAAGCTCAGCCTCGGCGACCCGGTCGGCAGGTATGTCGACCTGACCCCGCCGGCCGGCCAGGCGGTGGATCCACGGCTGGCCAACGTCAGCCTGTGGCGAATCCTCCAGCACACCGGCGGCTGGGATCGGGACGTGACCAACTTCGACCCCCTGTTCAAGGACCTGGTCATCGCCCGGTCGCTCGGCGTGCCGCTGGGGCTGACCCACGCCGACGTGGTCCGGTTCATGTCCGGCCAGCCACTCCTGCACGACCCCGGCTCGTACGTGTCCTACAGCAACTATGGCTACCTGTTGGCCGGACGGGTGGTCGAGGCGGTGACCGGCCAGCCCTACGAGACGTACGTGCGGCAGAAACTGCTGGCGCCGCTGGGCATCACCCGGATGGTGAACGGCGAGTCGATCAACCGGCACAGCAATGAGGTTCTGTACGAGTCGCAGTACACCGGCACTACCGTGCTGGACAACTCCGGCACCATCGTGGACTCCCCGTACGGCACGTTCAACATGCGACTGCACGACGCCAACGGCGGGTGGATCGCCTCGGCCGTGGACCTGGTGCGTTGGGCGTCGGCTTTCGACGCCGGCAGCCCGATCCTCAACAGCACCTCGCTGGGCCGGGCCTGGGCGGTGCCGAACCCTACCGGCGTGAACGCCAACGGCTGGTATTACGGCCTCGGTTGGCAGGTGCGTCCGGTGACGACCGGCGGCACCGGGCGTAACACCTGGCACACCGGCAGCCTGCCGGGCACGTACAGCATCGTGGTCCGCACCTACCACGGACTGAGCTGGGCGGCGGTGTTCAACCGGCGCGACGACGAGTCCGGGCTGACCTACGGCGACATCGACCCCGCGCTCTGGGCCGCCTCCCGAGCGGTGACCAGTTGGCCGACCCACAACCTCTGGTCGACGTACTTCGCGTGA
- a CDS encoding LacI family DNA-binding transcriptional regulator — MVFQERVKMSDVARTAGVSVATVSKVVNGRYGVAQATVLRVQQVIHELGYEASLGAQSLRSHRTNVLGILVAEFEPFSTELLKGASQEVAGSGYQLLAYSSGDGEGAAVGWERRSLARLSGTLIDGAVIVTPTVVETKHGFHVVAVDPHTGPSDLPTVDSDNFAGAVLATNYLLSLGHRRIGHISGRADLKSARLREAGFRQAMADAGVPVDERLVRVGGFRIESAAGTAAELLSLPDRPSAIFAGNDLSAISTMDVARGMGLSVPDDLSVIGFDNVPESALVNPPLTTIMQPLQRMGAEALRLLIDLIAGVERNTHIRLPTELVIRSSCRPHH; from the coding sequence GTGGTGTTTCAGGAGCGCGTCAAGATGTCGGATGTCGCACGCACAGCCGGCGTCTCGGTCGCGACCGTGTCGAAGGTCGTCAACGGCCGATACGGCGTGGCCCAGGCAACCGTGCTGCGCGTTCAGCAGGTCATCCACGAGCTCGGCTACGAGGCGAGCCTGGGGGCGCAGAGCCTGCGCAGCCACCGCACCAACGTGCTCGGCATCCTGGTCGCCGAGTTCGAGCCGTTCTCGACCGAGTTGCTCAAGGGGGCGTCCCAGGAGGTCGCGGGCAGCGGATACCAGTTGCTGGCCTACTCCAGCGGCGACGGCGAGGGTGCCGCCGTGGGGTGGGAGCGGCGCTCGCTCGCCCGCCTCTCCGGCACTCTCATCGACGGGGCCGTGATCGTCACGCCGACCGTGGTCGAGACCAAGCACGGCTTCCACGTCGTGGCCGTCGACCCGCACACCGGGCCGTCCGACCTACCCACCGTCGATTCGGACAACTTCGCCGGCGCCGTGCTGGCGACCAACTACCTGCTGTCCCTCGGCCACCGACGGATCGGGCACATCAGTGGACGCGCCGACCTGAAGTCGGCGCGGCTGCGCGAGGCCGGCTTCCGCCAGGCGATGGCCGACGCGGGCGTGCCGGTGGACGAGCGGCTCGTCCGCGTCGGCGGGTTCCGGATCGAGAGCGCCGCCGGCACGGCCGCAGAGCTGCTCAGCCTCCCCGACCGGCCGAGTGCGATCTTCGCCGGTAACGACCTCTCGGCGATATCCACGATGGACGTCGCCCGTGGCATGGGCCTCTCGGTGCCCGATGACCTGTCGGTTATCGGCTTCGACAACGTACCGGAGTCGGCGCTGGTGAACCCGCCGCTGACGACCATCATGCAACCGCTGCAGCGGATGGGCGCCGAGGCGTTACGCCTGCTCATCGACCTGATCGCCGGCGTCGAACGCAACACCCACATCCGGCTCCCCACCGAGCTGGTCATCCGTTCCTCCTGCCGCCCGCATCACTGA
- a CDS encoding ABC transporter substrate-binding protein codes for MATKRRAGAVLALLMTSVLVVAGCSGGGDEESPQSELYKNPVTLTWWHNASQDGPGKTYWEKVAKDFSALHSTVKIEIEAIETNQLQRTRIPAALLSSDPPDIFMTWGGGEMSEQVEADYLKEVTDQVKTEVASIGSPAEIWQVNGKQYGLPFRMGIEGIWYNKELFARAGIAAPPTTFEELNTAVTKLKAINVIPIAVGAGDKWPAAHWWYNMALRACSVDTLKKAAKDKTFDDPCFLKAGQDLKAFIDTKPFQPNFIATPGQNDPTSANGMLANGKAAMELMGDWNRGTLDTVATDPAKLATFLGWFPVPAISGSPGDPKAALGGGDGFSCSKNAPAECVEFLKYILSPEVQKGYAETGTGLPVVKGAEAGVKDPALKSISDATAAASYVQLWLDTAYGSTVGNAMNDGIVAIFAGNGTPEKVVSGMKAAASK; via the coding sequence ATGGCAACGAAGCGACGTGCGGGTGCCGTCCTGGCACTGCTAATGACAAGTGTTCTCGTTGTCGCCGGGTGTAGCGGCGGCGGCGACGAGGAATCCCCTCAGAGCGAGCTGTACAAGAACCCGGTGACCCTGACCTGGTGGCACAACGCCTCACAGGACGGGCCTGGCAAGACCTACTGGGAGAAGGTCGCCAAGGACTTCTCCGCGCTCCACTCCACCGTCAAGATCGAGATCGAGGCGATCGAGACCAACCAGCTCCAGCGCACCCGGATCCCCGCCGCGCTGCTGAGCAGTGACCCGCCGGACATCTTCATGACCTGGGGCGGCGGCGAGATGAGCGAGCAGGTGGAGGCCGACTACCTCAAGGAGGTCACCGACCAGGTCAAGACCGAGGTCGCCAGCATCGGCAGCCCCGCGGAGATCTGGCAGGTGAACGGCAAGCAGTACGGTCTGCCGTTCCGGATGGGCATCGAGGGCATCTGGTACAACAAGGAGTTGTTCGCCAGGGCGGGCATCGCGGCGCCGCCGACCACCTTCGAGGAGCTCAACACCGCGGTCACCAAGCTCAAGGCGATCAACGTCATCCCGATCGCCGTGGGCGCCGGTGACAAGTGGCCGGCCGCGCACTGGTGGTACAACATGGCGCTGCGCGCCTGCTCTGTCGACACCCTGAAGAAGGCGGCGAAGGACAAGACCTTCGACGATCCGTGCTTCCTGAAGGCCGGCCAGGACCTGAAGGCCTTCATCGACACCAAGCCGTTCCAGCCCAACTTCATCGCCACGCCGGGCCAGAACGACCCGACCAGCGCCAACGGCATGCTCGCCAACGGCAAGGCCGCGATGGAGCTCATGGGTGACTGGAACCGCGGCACGCTGGACACCGTCGCCACGGACCCCGCGAAGCTCGCGACGTTCCTCGGCTGGTTCCCGGTGCCGGCGATTTCCGGTTCCCCGGGTGACCCGAAGGCGGCCCTCGGCGGTGGCGACGGGTTCTCCTGCTCCAAGAACGCCCCGGCCGAGTGCGTCGAGTTCCTCAAGTACATCCTGAGCCCCGAGGTGCAGAAGGGCTACGCCGAGACCGGCACGGGCCTGCCTGTCGTCAAGGGCGCCGAGGCCGGCGTGAAGGACCCCGCACTGAAGTCCATCTCGGACGCCACCGCCGCAGCGAGCTACGTCCAGCTCTGGCTGGACACGGCTTACGGCAGCACCGTCGGCAACGCGATGAACGACGGGATCGTCGCCATCTTCGCCGGCAACGGGACGCCTGAGAAGGTCGTCTCAGGGATGAAGGCGGCCGCAAGCAAGTGA
- a CDS encoding carbohydrate ABC transporter permease, with amino-acid sequence MTSTNQIRMPAGGASASPAGPGGAGRASARRAETRRKWYEIIGLTTPAVIIYVMFVLVPMGFAVYYSLFRWRGVGPPTEFVGLRNYTLAFQDPIFLDALRNNAIIVFGSLLIQGPIALGVALLLNRRFRGRAVFRLLVFVPYVLAEVTVGIMWKLLLTGDGTVDALLRSLGLGGLVRPWLADLDLVIWTLLAVLTWKYVGFAIILLLAGLSNVPDELTEAAAIDGASWWQIQRHVTIPLLGPTIRIWMFLSMIGSLQIFDMIWVTSVPAVRSLGASATMATYMVDNGFFARLWGYGNAVAVILFAISFVAALLFQRFLLRRDIEGAITGRAK; translated from the coding sequence GTGACCTCCACCAACCAGATCCGTATGCCCGCCGGCGGCGCTTCCGCGTCGCCGGCGGGCCCCGGCGGGGCCGGGCGTGCGTCCGCCCGCCGAGCCGAGACCCGCCGCAAGTGGTACGAGATCATCGGGCTCACCACGCCAGCCGTGATCATCTACGTGATGTTCGTGCTGGTCCCGATGGGCTTCGCGGTCTACTACAGCCTGTTCCGGTGGCGCGGAGTCGGGCCGCCCACCGAGTTCGTCGGCCTGAGGAACTACACCCTCGCCTTCCAGGATCCGATCTTCCTCGACGCGCTGCGCAACAACGCCATCATCGTGTTCGGGTCGCTGCTGATCCAGGGCCCGATCGCCCTGGGCGTCGCCCTGCTGCTCAACCGTCGCTTCCGTGGGCGCGCCGTGTTTCGCCTGCTGGTGTTCGTGCCGTACGTGCTCGCCGAAGTCACCGTCGGCATCATGTGGAAGCTGCTCCTGACCGGCGACGGCACGGTCGACGCGCTGCTGCGGTCACTGGGACTGGGCGGTCTGGTACGCCCCTGGCTCGCTGACCTGGACCTGGTCATCTGGACCTTGCTGGCCGTCCTCACCTGGAAGTACGTCGGCTTCGCCATCATCCTGCTCCTCGCCGGGCTGTCCAACGTGCCCGACGAGCTGACCGAGGCGGCGGCCATCGACGGCGCGAGCTGGTGGCAGATCCAACGGCACGTCACGATCCCGCTCCTCGGCCCGACGATCCGGATCTGGATGTTCCTGTCCATGATCGGCTCACTGCAGATCTTCGACATGATCTGGGTGACCTCGGTGCCCGCGGTGCGATCGCTCGGCGCCTCGGCCACCATGGCGACGTACATGGTGGACAACGGGTTCTTCGCCCGGTTGTGGGGCTACGGCAACGCCGTGGCGGTAATCCTGTTCGCCATCTCCTTCGTGGCGGCGCTGCTGTTCCAGCGGTTCCTGCTCCGCCGCGACATCGAGGGCGCCATCACCGGAAGGGCGAAGTGA
- a CDS encoding carbohydrate ABC transporter permease translates to MTMAVNSVRSPSTGRRQASWGTPLTYALALAVAAVSIAPVIYVVIGGFRTTPQIVANPAGLPDPFVFDNYARVLTQSNFWQQAFNSAVIALGTTLAVVVLGLAAAFVLARYSFRGREGLYTFFTLGLLFPAGAAILPLYLMLRDLDLINSYYAVILPQVAFSLPLTIVILRPFLSAIPRELEDAAAIDGASRLGFLWRVAMPLSRPALVTVGVLAFVASWNSFLLPLLVLSDVNLHTLPLGVQNFSSQYTTDTAGVLAFTSLAMLPALLFFTLAEKQIVGGLQGAVKG, encoded by the coding sequence GTGACGATGGCCGTGAACTCCGTTCGCTCCCCGTCCACCGGGCGCCGTCAGGCCTCCTGGGGCACGCCGCTCACCTACGCGCTCGCGCTCGCGGTCGCGGCCGTGTCGATCGCCCCGGTCATCTACGTGGTCATCGGCGGTTTCCGCACCACCCCGCAGATCGTCGCGAACCCGGCCGGCCTGCCCGACCCGTTCGTCTTCGACAACTACGCCAGGGTGCTGACCCAGAGCAACTTCTGGCAGCAGGCGTTCAACAGCGCGGTCATCGCCCTCGGCACCACGCTCGCCGTCGTCGTGCTCGGGCTGGCCGCCGCGTTCGTGCTCGCCCGCTACTCCTTCCGCGGGCGGGAGGGGCTCTACACCTTCTTCACGCTCGGCCTGCTGTTCCCGGCCGGGGCGGCGATCCTGCCGCTCTATCTCATGCTGCGTGACCTGGACCTGATCAACTCCTACTACGCGGTGATCCTCCCGCAGGTCGCCTTCTCACTGCCACTGACGATCGTGATCCTGCGTCCCTTCCTGTCGGCCATCCCGAGAGAGTTGGAGGACGCCGCCGCCATCGACGGCGCGAGTCGGCTCGGTTTTCTCTGGCGCGTCGCGATGCCGCTGTCGCGGCCCGCGCTCGTCACCGTTGGCGTCCTGGCGTTCGTGGCGAGTTGGAACTCGTTCCTACTGCCGCTGCTCGTCCTCAGCGACGTCAACCTGCACACCCTGCCGCTGGGCGTGCAGAACTTCTCCAGCCAATACACCACCGACACGGCAGGCGTCCTCGCCTTCACCTCGCTGGCAATGCTGCCGGCGCTGCTCTTCTTCACGCTCGCGGAGAAGCAGATCGTCGGTGGCCTGCAGGGTGCGGTCAAGGGCTGA
- a CDS encoding beta-xylosidase/alpha-l-arabinosidase translates to MTEVHTLVDGPTPAQTGRVHGRPDGHDGGARVRDLLGRMTIEEKIAQLVGFWEKEDGEAVAPLQGEFGDVFKLEDFSRHGLGHLTRAYGTRPLDAAERASWLWKFQRDLVTGTRLGIPAIVHEECLTGLSAWKAATFPTPLAWGAAFNPELVTEMAAAIGASMRALGIHQGLSPVLDVIRDPRWGRVDECISEDPYLVGTIGTSYVRGLQSQGVHATLKHFAGYSASRAGRNFGPVHVGRRELADVLLLPFEMAIIDGDARSVMHSYAEIDGVPVAADPTMLTGVLRDKWGFDGTVVADYYGVAFLNLLHHVASDHAEAAGQALSAGVDVELPTGDAYLTLRESVRAGKIDEALIDRAVLRVLRQKQDLGLLDATFTDEPPQTIDLDSPEHRSIARRLAEESIVLVANRDVLPLPAGRRVALIGPNADRQGALFGCYSFLNHVLVQHPGVETGIEVPTVLDAMRAEFGGDLVTWAHGCDVDTDDRSGFEEAVATAAAADVAVLVVGDHAGLFGRGTVGEGCDRDDLELPGVQRELVEAVMATGTPVVLVLVTGRPYTVGWALSGCAAVVQAFFPGEEGAGAIAGVLSGRVNPSGRLPVTLPGSAGAQPYSYLHPTLGAGNEVTNLPATPVAPFGHGLSYTTFAYSDLTVPTTVPTDGAVRVTVRVTNTGAVAGDDVVQLYGRDLVASVTRPVAQLLGYRRVHLEPGESVTVELTVPTTRLAFSDRTFTRVVEPGDVELWVGTSVRRDTQATTTLVGDTVAVTNASPRWTTADVR, encoded by the coding sequence ATGACTGAGGTCCACACACTGGTGGACGGGCCGACGCCGGCTCAGACAGGTCGGGTTCACGGCCGACCGGACGGGCACGACGGCGGGGCACGCGTACGCGATCTGCTCGGCCGGATGACGATCGAGGAGAAAATCGCCCAGCTCGTCGGCTTCTGGGAGAAGGAGGACGGCGAGGCGGTCGCACCGCTGCAGGGGGAGTTCGGCGACGTCTTCAAGCTCGAAGACTTCTCCCGGCACGGGCTCGGCCACCTCACCCGCGCCTATGGCACCCGCCCCCTGGACGCGGCGGAACGCGCGTCCTGGCTGTGGAAGTTCCAGCGGGATCTGGTCACGGGGACCCGGCTCGGCATCCCGGCGATCGTCCACGAGGAGTGCCTCACCGGGCTGTCGGCGTGGAAGGCGGCAACCTTCCCCACCCCGCTGGCCTGGGGCGCCGCGTTCAACCCCGAACTGGTCACGGAGATGGCCGCGGCGATCGGCGCCTCGATGCGGGCCCTGGGCATCCACCAGGGGCTGTCTCCGGTGCTCGACGTGATCCGTGACCCCCGCTGGGGTCGGGTGGACGAGTGCATCTCCGAAGACCCGTACCTGGTCGGCACCATCGGCACGTCGTACGTGCGCGGCCTGCAGTCGCAGGGGGTGCACGCCACCCTCAAGCACTTCGCCGGCTACTCCGCCTCGCGCGCCGGGCGCAACTTCGGCCCGGTGCACGTCGGCCGCCGGGAACTGGCCGACGTGCTGCTCCTCCCGTTCGAGATGGCGATCATCGACGGCGACGCACGCAGCGTCATGCACTCGTACGCCGAGATCGACGGGGTGCCCGTCGCCGCCGACCCGACGATGCTGACCGGCGTTCTGCGGGACAAGTGGGGCTTCGACGGCACGGTAGTGGCCGACTACTACGGGGTCGCGTTCCTGAACCTGCTGCACCACGTGGCCAGCGATCACGCGGAGGCGGCCGGACAGGCGCTGAGCGCGGGTGTCGACGTCGAACTGCCGACCGGCGACGCCTATCTGACCCTGCGGGAGTCGGTGCGGGCGGGCAAGATCGACGAGGCGCTCATCGACCGCGCGGTGCTGCGGGTGCTGCGCCAGAAGCAGGACCTGGGTCTGCTCGACGCGACCTTCACCGACGAGCCGCCCCAGACGATCGACCTCGACTCGCCCGAACACCGGTCGATCGCCCGCCGGCTCGCCGAGGAATCGATCGTGCTGGTCGCCAACCGGGACGTGCTGCCGCTGCCGGCCGGACGACGGGTGGCGCTCATCGGCCCGAACGCCGACCGGCAGGGTGCCCTCTTCGGGTGCTACTCGTTCCTCAACCACGTCCTCGTCCAGCATCCCGGCGTGGAGACGGGCATCGAGGTGCCGACCGTGCTCGACGCCATGCGGGCCGAGTTCGGCGGCGATCTCGTCACCTGGGCACACGGCTGCGACGTGGACACCGACGACCGATCCGGCTTCGAGGAGGCTGTCGCCACGGCCGCCGCGGCGGATGTCGCCGTCCTGGTCGTTGGCGACCACGCCGGCCTCTTCGGACGCGGCACGGTCGGCGAAGGCTGCGACCGGGACGACCTGGAGCTGCCCGGCGTCCAACGCGAACTGGTCGAGGCGGTGATGGCGACCGGCACACCGGTTGTCCTCGTGCTGGTCACCGGCCGGCCGTACACGGTCGGCTGGGCGCTGTCGGGCTGCGCGGCGGTGGTGCAGGCGTTCTTCCCGGGCGAGGAGGGCGCGGGGGCGATCGCGGGGGTGCTCTCCGGGCGGGTCAACCCGTCGGGCAGGCTGCCGGTCACCCTGCCCGGGTCGGCCGGCGCGCAGCCGTACTCCTACCTGCACCCCACCCTCGGTGCGGGCAACGAGGTGACCAACCTGCCGGCGACACCCGTGGCGCCGTTCGGCCACGGTCTGTCCTACACGACGTTCGCGTACAGCGATCTCACCGTGCCCACCACGGTGCCCACCGATGGTGCGGTACGCGTGACGGTGCGGGTGACGAACACCGGCGCGGTCGCGGGCGACGACGTGGTCCAGCTCTACGGTCGCGACCTGGTGGCCTCGGTGACCCGGCCGGTGGCGCAGCTGCTCGGCTACCGACGAGTCCACCTGGAGCCGGGCGAGTCCGTCACGGTCGAGCTGACGGTCCCCACCACCCGCCTGGCCTTCTCCGACCGCACGTTCACCCGCGTCGTGGAGCCCGGCGACGTCGAACTCTGGGTCGGCACCAGCGTGCGGCGGGACACACAGGCGACGACCACGCTCGTCGGCGACACCGTCGCGGTCACCAACGCTTCCCCGCGCTGGACCACCGCCGACGTCCGCTGA